A window of the Gemmatirosa kalamazoonensis genome harbors these coding sequences:
- a CDS encoding APC family permease, giving the protein MSENEPPGALRRVLGVGFGVAVGIGSMIGAGILRAPADVAARLPTPALFLGVWVVGGLYALLGGNALSELGVAVPRSGGQYVYARRAFGPYIGFVVGWNDWLSSAGSVAAVAIALSESAAALLGAGARAVPVIAVLAVAVAYAVLSRGVRVGDRAQRATSAVKAVALLALVAACVFAARPHAAPAPNAHAGAAAFVLALQGVIYAYDGWTGPIYFSGELRDPGREVPRAVFGGVLSGMALYLAVNAAFLVVLSIDAMSRSTLVAADVARAIAGARGASLVHWLVLLALPSAVVANLLLASRVAYAMGRDGAAPRRLGDVSAAGVPGVGLAVSGVVAALFAATGAFERVIAVCAFLFVASYVVSFAAVFVLRRREPALPRAYRAWGHPWTTGLAVVASSVFLAGVVAADPRGAAVSVASVAVTLPLYALLRRARPVAG; this is encoded by the coding sequence GTGAGCGAGAACGAGCCGCCCGGCGCGCTGCGTCGGGTGCTGGGCGTCGGCTTCGGCGTCGCGGTCGGCATCGGGTCCATGATCGGCGCGGGGATCCTGCGCGCCCCCGCCGACGTCGCGGCGCGGCTGCCGACACCGGCGCTGTTCCTCGGCGTGTGGGTCGTCGGCGGGCTGTACGCGCTGCTGGGCGGCAACGCGCTCTCCGAGCTCGGCGTCGCCGTGCCGCGCTCGGGTGGGCAGTACGTCTATGCGCGGCGCGCGTTCGGCCCGTACATCGGCTTCGTCGTCGGCTGGAACGACTGGCTGTCGTCCGCCGGATCCGTCGCGGCGGTGGCGATCGCGCTCTCCGAGTCGGCGGCCGCGCTGCTCGGTGCGGGCGCGCGCGCGGTGCCGGTGATCGCGGTGCTCGCCGTGGCCGTCGCGTACGCGGTGCTCTCGCGCGGCGTCCGCGTGGGCGACCGCGCCCAGCGCGCGACGAGCGCGGTGAAGGCCGTCGCGCTGCTCGCGCTCGTCGCGGCGTGCGTGTTCGCCGCGCGCCCGCACGCCGCCCCCGCGCCGAACGCGCACGCCGGGGCGGCGGCGTTCGTGCTCGCGCTGCAGGGCGTCATCTACGCGTACGACGGGTGGACGGGGCCCATCTACTTCAGCGGCGAGCTGCGCGATCCCGGGCGCGAGGTGCCGCGCGCGGTGTTCGGCGGCGTGCTCTCCGGCATGGCCCTCTACCTCGCCGTGAACGCGGCGTTCCTCGTCGTCCTGTCCATCGACGCGATGTCACGCTCGACGCTCGTCGCCGCCGACGTGGCGCGCGCGATCGCCGGCGCGCGCGGCGCGTCGCTCGTGCACTGGCTGGTGCTGCTCGCGCTGCCGAGCGCCGTGGTGGCCAACCTGCTGCTCGCCTCGCGCGTGGCCTACGCGATGGGGCGCGACGGCGCGGCGCCGCGCCGGCTCGGCGACGTGAGCGCGGCGGGCGTGCCGGGCGTGGGGCTCGCGGTGTCCGGCGTGGTGGCGGCGCTGTTCGCGGCGACCGGCGCGTTCGAGCGCGTGATCGCGGTGTGCGCGTTCCTGTTCGTCGCGAGCTACGTCGTGTCGTTCGCCGCGGTGTTCGTGCTGCGCCGCCGCGAGCCCGCGCTGCCGCGCGCGTACCGCGCGTGGGGGCATCCGTGGACGACGGGCCTCGCCGTCGTCGCGTCGTCGGTGTTCCTCGCCGGCGTGGTGGCGGCCGACCCGCGCGGCGCCGCCGTGTCGGTGGCGAGCGTCGCCGTCACGCTGCCGCTCTACGCGCTGCTCCGGCGCGCCCGGCCGGTCGCCGGGTGA
- a CDS encoding DUF72 domain-containing protein, whose protein sequence is MNAPDSPAVIRIGTQGWNYDAWVGPFYPSGTRAADFLATYARAFDTVEVDSTFYAVPAVKTVRGWADRVPPHFRFALKMPQEITHEARLRGPALETMRHFFDRARELEDKLGAVLVQLSPDFLPNELPALAHFLPELPSDVPVAIEFRHRGWVTDGVLALLAEHGVALALTDARWIPRRQMIALAERPTADFAYLRWMGPNRDIVDYSRIQVDRTRELELWAQALRALAPRVRTAYGFVNNHFAGHSPASGRDLQRLLGQTPVMPDQLGEQFSLF, encoded by the coding sequence ATGAACGCACCGGACAGCCCGGCCGTGATCCGCATCGGCACGCAGGGGTGGAACTACGACGCCTGGGTGGGGCCGTTCTACCCGTCCGGCACGCGCGCCGCGGACTTCCTCGCCACCTATGCGCGCGCGTTCGACACGGTGGAGGTCGACTCGACGTTCTACGCCGTGCCGGCGGTGAAGACGGTGCGCGGGTGGGCCGATCGCGTGCCGCCGCATTTCCGCTTCGCGCTGAAGATGCCGCAGGAGATCACCCACGAGGCGCGGCTGCGCGGCCCCGCGCTCGAGACGATGCGTCACTTCTTCGACCGCGCGCGCGAGCTCGAGGACAAGCTCGGGGCCGTGCTCGTGCAGCTCTCGCCCGACTTCCTGCCTAACGAGCTGCCGGCGCTGGCCCACTTCCTCCCCGAGCTGCCGTCCGACGTGCCGGTCGCGATCGAGTTCCGGCACCGCGGCTGGGTGACCGACGGCGTGCTCGCGCTGCTCGCCGAGCACGGCGTGGCGCTCGCGCTCACCGACGCGCGGTGGATCCCGCGGCGGCAGATGATCGCGCTCGCCGAGCGTCCGACGGCCGACTTCGCGTACCTGCGGTGGATGGGGCCCAACCGCGACATCGTCGACTACTCGCGCATCCAGGTCGACCGCACGCGCGAGCTGGAGTTATGGGCGCAGGCGCTCCGCGCGCTCGCGCCACGCGTACGCACCGCGTACGGCTTCGTGAACAACCACTTCGCCGGCCACAGCCCCGCGAGCGGTCGCGACCTGCAGCGGCTGCTCGGACAGACGCCGGTCATGCCGGATCAGCTGGGCGAGCAGTTCTCGCTCTTCTAG
- a CDS encoding ABC transporter ATP-binding protein → MLIRMLGVRRAFPLGGRTVEALRGVTLDVDAGEYVAVVGPSGCGKSTMLNVLGAVDRPTSGTVTVDGRDLGALRDRDATEFRLRRVGFVFQRFYLMPTLTARENVELPMAEARVARTERRARALELLAYVGLGERADHRPAQLSGGEQQRVAIARALANRPALVLADEPTGELDARTGTEIIDLFHRLNDDGTTLVVVTHDEKLADAARRVVHMRDGVVVDDTRESGVGTRDSGLGTRGGAVPESQVPSPESR, encoded by the coding sequence ATGCTGATCCGGATGCTCGGCGTGCGGCGCGCGTTCCCGTTAGGCGGCCGCACGGTGGAGGCGCTGCGCGGCGTCACGCTCGACGTCGACGCCGGCGAGTACGTCGCCGTGGTGGGTCCGTCGGGGTGCGGCAAGTCGACGATGCTGAACGTGCTCGGTGCGGTCGACCGCCCGACGAGCGGCACCGTCACCGTCGACGGGCGCGACCTCGGCGCGCTGCGCGATCGTGACGCGACCGAGTTCCGTCTGCGACGCGTGGGCTTCGTGTTCCAGCGCTTCTACCTCATGCCGACGCTCACCGCGCGGGAGAACGTGGAGCTGCCGATGGCCGAGGCGCGCGTGGCGCGCACCGAGCGTCGAGCGCGCGCGCTGGAGCTGCTGGCGTACGTCGGTCTCGGCGAGCGCGCGGACCACCGGCCGGCGCAACTGTCGGGCGGCGAGCAGCAGCGCGTCGCCATCGCGCGGGCCCTCGCCAACCGTCCTGCGCTCGTCCTCGCCGACGAGCCGACGGGGGAGCTGGACGCGCGCACCGGCACCGAGATCATCGACCTGTTCCATCGCCTCAACGACGACGGCACGACGCTCGTCGTCGTGACGCACGACGAGAAGCTCGCGGACGCGGCGCGCCGCGTGGTGCACATGCGCGACGGCGTCGTGGTCGACGACACACGGGAGTCGGGAGTCGGGACTCGGGACTCGGGACTCGGGACTCGTGGGGGAGCAGTTCCCGAGTCCCAAGTCCCGAGTCCCGAGTCCCGATGA
- a CDS encoding ABC transporter permease, translated as MTWTLAWATLVRHRARTILAVLGVAVSAALLLDMVMLATGMTESFRGLLLTSGFQLRITPKGTLPFDTEATIDRASEVLATLRADPRIERVSAVAGAPLHVLATGDRRGPDGAPLLTAFALGDDPAVQGDYELLRGADITAPDRLAASEAFLEAARARVGDTLDVAARFDPQLRTYGGRRRLVVSGVARFYFASAAAPLVAVPIGELQAMRGDEGADRVSAFMARVRDDRLVDAVKRDVERRVPRVSVVTTASATAAVERRLSYFRQLALILGAISLAIGFLLVTTLVTVSVNERVGEIAVLRAIGVSRGHVVGQIVAEGLALSVAGAVLGLVLGIATARWLNVILADFPGLPAAFEFFVFRADAAWRSLALLVAAGVGAGAYPAWRAGSLPIATTLREEAVG; from the coding sequence ATGACCTGGACGCTCGCCTGGGCCACGCTCGTGCGACACCGCGCGCGCACGATCCTCGCCGTGCTCGGCGTCGCCGTGTCGGCCGCGCTGCTGCTCGACATGGTGATGCTCGCGACCGGGATGACCGAGTCGTTCCGCGGGCTGCTGCTGACGAGCGGCTTCCAGCTCCGCATCACGCCGAAGGGGACGCTGCCGTTCGACACGGAGGCGACGATCGATCGCGCGTCGGAGGTGCTCGCGACGCTGCGCGCCGATCCGCGCATCGAGCGCGTGAGCGCCGTCGCCGGCGCGCCGCTGCACGTGCTCGCGACGGGCGACCGCCGAGGTCCCGATGGCGCGCCGCTGCTCACCGCGTTCGCGCTCGGCGACGATCCCGCGGTGCAGGGCGACTACGAGCTGCTGCGGGGCGCGGACATCACCGCGCCCGATCGTCTCGCGGCGAGCGAGGCGTTCCTGGAGGCGGCCCGCGCGCGCGTCGGCGACACGCTCGACGTCGCGGCGCGCTTCGATCCGCAGCTCCGCACCTACGGCGGACGACGGCGGCTCGTGGTGAGCGGCGTGGCGCGCTTCTACTTCGCGTCGGCCGCGGCGCCGCTCGTCGCCGTGCCGATCGGGGAGCTGCAGGCGATGCGCGGCGACGAGGGCGCGGACCGTGTGTCGGCGTTCATGGCGCGCGTGCGCGACGACCGGCTCGTGGACGCCGTGAAGCGCGACGTCGAGCGGCGCGTGCCGCGCGTGAGCGTCGTGACGACGGCGTCGGCGACGGCGGCGGTCGAGCGGCGACTCAGCTACTTCCGACAGCTCGCGCTCATCCTCGGCGCGATCAGCCTCGCGATCGGCTTCCTGCTCGTCACCACGCTCGTCACCGTGTCGGTGAACGAGCGCGTCGGCGAGATCGCCGTGCTGCGCGCGATCGGCGTGAGCCGCGGGCACGTCGTGGGGCAGATCGTGGCGGAGGGGCTCGCGCTCAGCGTCGCGGGCGCGGTGCTGGGCCTCGTGCTCGGCATCGCGACGGCGCGATGGCTCAACGTGATCCTCGCCGACTTCCCGGGGCTGCCGGCGGCATTCGAGTTCTTCGTGTTCCGCGCCGACGCGGCGTGGCGGTCGCTCGCGCTGCTCGTGGCGGCCGGGGTGGGGGCGGGGGCGTATCCGGCGTGGCGTGCGGGATCGCTGCCGATCGCGACGACGCTGCGAGAGGAGGCGGTGGGGTGA
- a CDS encoding ABC transporter permease, producing the protein MIPLLAFRNLLQRPWRSALLLLGFAMGVSVMIVLLSVGEALVAQARDRRLVGGGEITVLPEGLDLEMLKVGGLGGIYFSIPNARFVQLQLLDAPRLAADVRAVAPQIEGKLVYLRLPDGREMPVQAAGDVPGATTAVGAAPRIVAGAWRDDDGDRRWSRPTPAELRHDIDHFHLPPAGVARPESWAEWHYFNVLSPDGKRWAFVSLIVAGDVTHRASGLWGGQVLVTTHAQGETDGGRRYSAIAGPDAVRFSTTDADLTIGASSVRVLPDGRYAVHAEAPAERGGGRATVDLVVTPQPRAYFPGATLESGDFASGYAVAALRADASGTLCAAGACERLTSVQAYHDHNWGTWQGVTWEWGAGRAGDLTLLYGRVQPPDSLGTRSSLFLYVVDSLGFRALFRPRDIAYVDDRVVTVGGRTIRVPSRGIMLDARGADTIRVELDVEHASATDTRLGLVERGDADAARHLARPYFVQMKGRLRISGRVGGQIVGGEGAGFFETYR; encoded by the coding sequence ATGATCCCCCTGCTCGCGTTCCGCAACCTGCTGCAGCGACCGTGGCGTTCCGCGCTGCTGCTGCTCGGCTTCGCGATGGGCGTCTCGGTCATGATCGTGCTGCTCTCGGTGGGCGAGGCGCTCGTCGCCCAGGCGCGCGACCGACGGCTCGTCGGCGGTGGCGAGATCACGGTGCTCCCCGAGGGGCTCGACCTCGAGATGCTGAAGGTGGGCGGCCTGGGCGGGATCTACTTCTCGATTCCGAACGCGCGCTTCGTGCAGCTGCAATTGCTCGATGCGCCGCGGCTCGCCGCGGACGTGCGCGCCGTCGCGCCGCAGATCGAGGGGAAGCTCGTGTACCTGCGGCTGCCCGACGGACGCGAGATGCCGGTGCAGGCGGCGGGCGACGTACCAGGCGCGACGACGGCGGTGGGAGCCGCGCCGCGCATCGTCGCGGGCGCGTGGCGCGACGACGACGGCGACCGCCGCTGGTCCCGTCCCACGCCGGCGGAGCTGCGGCACGACATCGATCACTTCCATCTGCCGCCCGCGGGCGTCGCGCGCCCGGAGAGCTGGGCGGAGTGGCACTACTTCAACGTGCTCTCCCCCGACGGGAAGCGGTGGGCGTTCGTGTCGCTCATCGTCGCGGGCGACGTCACGCACCGAGCGAGCGGGCTGTGGGGCGGTCAGGTGCTCGTCACGACGCACGCCCAGGGCGAGACCGACGGCGGCCGGCGCTACAGCGCGATCGCCGGGCCCGACGCCGTGCGCTTCTCGACGACCGACGCGGATCTCACGATCGGCGCGAGCTCCGTGCGCGTGCTCCCCGACGGCCGCTACGCCGTGCACGCCGAGGCACCGGCGGAGCGGGGCGGCGGGCGGGCGACGGTGGACCTCGTGGTGACGCCGCAGCCGCGCGCGTACTTCCCGGGCGCGACGCTGGAGAGCGGCGACTTCGCGTCGGGCTACGCGGTGGCCGCGCTGCGCGCCGACGCGAGCGGCACGCTGTGCGCCGCCGGCGCGTGCGAGCGCCTGACGTCGGTGCAGGCGTACCACGATCACAACTGGGGCACGTGGCAGGGCGTGACGTGGGAGTGGGGCGCCGGCCGCGCGGGCGACCTCACGCTGCTCTACGGCCGCGTGCAGCCCCCGGACTCGTTAGGCACCCGCTCGTCGCTGTTCCTCTACGTCGTCGACTCGCTCGGCTTCCGCGCGCTGTTCCGGCCGCGCGACATCGCCTACGTCGACGACCGCGTGGTGACCGTGGGGGGGCGCACCATCCGCGTCCCGTCGCGCGGCATCATGCTCGATGCGCGCGGCGCCGACACGATCCGCGTGGAGCTCGACGTGGAGCACGCCTCGGCGACCGACACGCGGCTCGGTCTCGTGGAGCGCGGCGACGCCGATGCGGCGCGGCATCTCGCGCGTCCGTACTTCGTGCAGATGAAGGGCCGCCTGCGCATCAGCGGCCGCGTCGGCGGGCAGATCGTGGGCGGGGAAGGGGCGGGGTTCTTCGAGACCTACCGCTGA
- a CDS encoding SURF1 family protein, which yields MSRRMVLYLVLAFVVAAVCVRLGIWQLSRLRGRRARNAVVATRLAEPPEPLRAVPVDTGAAHYRRVRVEGRPEYGREVVLVNRTRQGSPGVNILTPVRVAGTDTLVLVNRGWVYSPNASDVDLSRWREGDTLSADGWVEIPTRLRGAAALASSPRAFRWLDGGAVARAVGAPVTPYYVVLDPPAGDPPKDRPVRLPRPALDEGPHRSYAIQWFFFAALAVVGALAFARSERRA from the coding sequence ATGTCCCGTCGAATGGTGCTCTATCTCGTCCTCGCGTTCGTCGTCGCGGCGGTGTGCGTCCGCCTCGGCATATGGCAACTATCTCGCCTGCGCGGCCGGCGCGCCCGCAATGCCGTGGTCGCCACGCGTCTGGCCGAGCCGCCGGAGCCGCTGCGCGCCGTCCCCGTCGACACCGGCGCCGCGCACTACCGCCGCGTGCGCGTGGAGGGCCGGCCGGAGTACGGGCGCGAGGTCGTGCTGGTGAATCGGACGCGCCAGGGCTCGCCGGGCGTCAACATCCTCACCCCCGTGCGCGTCGCCGGAACCGACACGCTCGTGCTCGTGAATCGCGGGTGGGTGTACTCGCCTAACGCCAGCGACGTCGACCTGTCCCGGTGGCGCGAGGGGGACACGCTGTCGGCCGACGGCTGGGTCGAGATCCCGACGCGGCTGCGCGGCGCGGCGGCGCTCGCGTCGTCGCCGCGCGCGTTCCGGTGGCTCGACGGCGGCGCCGTCGCGCGAGCGGTCGGCGCGCCGGTGACGCCGTACTACGTCGTGCTCGACCCGCCGGCCGGGGATCCGCCGAAGGACCGGCCCGTGCGCCTGCCGCGTCCCGCGCTCGACGAGGGACCGCACCGCAGCTACGCCATCCAGTGGTTCTTCTTCGCGGCGCTCGCGGTGGTCGGCGCGCTCGCGTTCGCGCGGAGCGAGCGGCGCGCCTGA